A stretch of DNA from Gottschalkia acidurici 9a:
CAAAAATTCTTTTTATATCTTCCGGTACTTCCTTTATATGAGCTAATGTTCCTGCCTCAGCTATCTTTTCCATTAAATCTTCAGAGTAAAATCCTCTTTCTTTTGCTATCTCCTCAAAGTATGGATGTACCTCTATTAACTTATCATTATCCATTACATTTCTAACAAATGATATAGCGAAAAGTGGCTCTATTCCACTACTCACTCCAGATATTATACTTATAGTTCCTGTTGGTGCTATAGTAGTTGTTGTAGCATTTCTAAACTCAAGATCTTTATCTTTGTATATACTCTCTTCATATGCTGAAAATGTTCCTCTTTCTTTTGCTAGCTTTATAGAAGCCTCTTTACTTTTATCGTCTATATATTTCATTATTTTTCTTGCTAAATCTACTCCAGGCTGAGAGTTGTAAGGAACTTTTAACTTAAATAGTACATCTGCAAATCCCATTATGCCTAATCCTATTTTTCTAGTTTTTTTAGTCATATCATCAATTTCATTAAGTGGATACTTATTTACATCTATAACATTATCCAAAAAATGTACTGATTTTTCTACTGTCTTACCTAATTTTTCATAGTCTATTTCATAACCATTATCTTTTTTAATTAACATACTATCTAAGTTTATTGATCCTAGGTTACATGATTCATATGGTAATAATGGTTGTTCTCCACATGGATTTGTACTCTCTACCTCGCCTAATTGTGGTGTTGGATTTGTTTTATTAATTCTATCTAAAAATATAATTCCAGGTTCACCATTTGTCCATGCCATTTCTATTATATGATCAAATACTTCTTTAGCTTTAAGTTTAGAAGTTATCTTTTTAGTATGGGGATCTATTAATGAGTATTCTTCATCTTTTTCTACTGCATTCATAAATTCTTCTGTAAGACCAACACTTATATTAAAATTAGTAATTTCACTAGTATCTTTTTTACACGATATAAAGTCCATGATATCAGGATGGTCTACTCTAAGTATTCCCATATTAGCTCCTCTACGAGTACCTCCTTGTTTTACCGCCTCTGTTGCAGAGTTAAATACTTTCATAAAACTTATAGGTCCTGATGCTACACCACCTGTAGACTTTACTGTGGAACCGCTAGGTCTAAGTCTCGAAAAACTAAATCCAGTTCCTCCACCACTTTTATGAATTAGTGCCGCATTTTTTATAGCATCAAATATTTCCTCCATGGAATCTCCTATAGGAAGTACAAAACAAGCTGATAATTGTCCTAATTCTTTTCCTGCATTCATAAGTGTAGGTGAATTAGGCATGAACTCTAAGTTTGCCATCATATTATAGAATTCTTCTTCCGTCTTTTCTATATTAGGCTCTTTATTATATATCTTATCTCCACTAGCTATATACTTAGCAACTCTTCTAAATAACTGCTCAGGTGTTTCTATCAAATTTCCTTTCTCATCTCTAGTAAGATATCTATTTTCTAAAACAGTAATTGAATTTTCTCTTAATTTCATATATGTACCTCCTTTATCAACACACTATATTCAGTGTTATCATTCCTTTAGAACACTATATATAGTATCAATTTGGTTATATAGTGTCAAAGTTTATTGACATTAAATTTCTTGCGTTTTATATCATTATTAGCATCTATTTAGATATATTTTATATTCTCTATTGTTTCTTAAACTTCTTAATTATATTTCTATAAAAAATAGAAGCCTCTCAGCTTCTATCAAGTTGCACTTACAGAGTGCATTTTACCTATTATATCTAATATATCTTTTAATGTCTCTTGTGCATATTCACCTTTTCTATATTTTCTCATAGCAACTATTATGTTGGATTCATTACCTTGATCTATTATATCTTTTATTTTCTTAGGATGTTCTGTGAAAATTCCTAATTCTTTAAAATTTTCATCACAAACAATAAGTGTAGGTGTTTTTATATGATCTTTTACGAAATATTTTTTTAAGAAATCTTCATTACCTTCTTTGCTAACTATGGAAACGTTTATATTACCATTATATTGTTTCATCTTCTCTATAACTGGAATATTTATCATACAGTCTGAACACCATATTTCTCCAAATACAAGTATATTTATATTCGTATTTATATTTTCTATATCTTTTATGTACTCTTCATCAAATTCAATTGTATCCAATATCTCTAGAGTTTTCTCTCTATATGAACCAGTATCAGTATTAACAAACTCCGTAAAAGAAAGCCCACTGTTAAATAGATCATTTGTTTTCACAAATATACCCCCTAGTTTTAAAAGCATATTAAATGTTAAATGAAAGCCATTAGATTCTGATATCATTTATTAGATTATAATGCATATATGTTTTTTACGCAACACACTTCTATAATATGCTACATAGATACAATTTACTTATTAATTTTTTTACAAAAATAAAAAAGCCAGCAACGTCTTACTCTCCCAGGCAGTCTCCCACCAAGTACCATCAGCGCTGAAGGGCTTAACTTCTGTGTTCGGTATGGGAACAGGTGTGACCCCTTCGCTATCGTCACTGGATTTCTTTGCTTTTCTAAAGATGTCTTGCACCTTTAAAACTACACAGCGATTAGATTATTCTTTAATATATTGGTCAAGCCCTCCTCTATTAGTATCACTAAGCTGAAGACATTGCTGCCCTTACACCTGTGACCTATCTATCAGGTAGTCTTCCTGGGATCTTACTAGGTTAACCCTATGGGAAATCTTATCTTGAGGGAGACTTCATGCCTTCAGCACTTATTCTTTCCAGACTTAGGTACTCAGACATGCCACTGGCGTGACAACTCCTCTCAAATTTCCTACACCCACGACGGATAGGGATCGAACCGTCTCACGACGTTCTGAACCAACTCGCGTGCCTCTTTAGTCGGCGAACAACCCAACCATTGGAACCTACTTCAGTTCCAGGATGAGACGAGCCGACATCGAGGTGCAAACCTCCCCGTCGATGTGGACTCTTGGGGGAGATAAGCCTGTTATCCTCAGGGTAGCTTTTATCCGTTGAGCGATTGCTCTTCCATTCGGTGCCACCGGATCTATATCTAATTATTAGATTTTTTTCTTATCTTCATAATTCATCTCATAATCTTTTAAGGATTCTATAGCAATCTTGGAAAGAGGTATTATTGCACATAGATTAATGATGGTCATTAGTCCTAATCCAAAGTCTGCTAAAGCCCATACAAAATTATATTTACTTAATCCACCTAAGAAAAACATTACTAACGCAAACACTTTATATATCTCCAGACCTATCTTCTTATCATATAAAAATGCAATGTTTGGTTTCGCATAATACAATATCCCTAAAAAAGTGCTAAAACAAAATAGCAATAATATAAGTGCTATAAAGTATTGTCCTATACTTCCTATGTGATACTCTGTAGCTTTTTGTAATAATTCTATTCCTACTAAGCCTTTTGTTACACTCTTATCAGCTAGCAACATTACAAATGCTGTAGCACTACATATTAAAAGTGTATCTACAAATACCCCAAGAGATTGTATAAGTCCTTGTTTTACTGGATGAGATACATTTGCTGCTGCTGCTGCACATGGTGCACTTCCACTTCCTGCTTCATTCGAAAATAGTCCTCTCTTTACTCCCTGCATAACTACTGCACCTATACCTCCGGATACTGCCTGTTTTATTCCAAAAGCATTTTCAACTATTTCTAAAATCACACTAGGTATCAAGGTTATATTCTTTAATATTATAAATATAACTACTACTAAGTACAATGTAGCCATTATTGGTACTAGTTTTTCTAAGACTTTGGCTATCTTATCTTTTTTACCAAATATAATTATGGCTCCTAATACAGTTAATACTGAAATGATTAATAGCTTGTCAATTTTAAATATATTATATAGTGACTCTGTCATTGTGTTTGACATTACTTGACTTACTCCTGCCCAGCATATAAGTCCTGATATAGCGAATAATACTCCCATCCACCTTTTATTAAGAGCCTTTTTCATAAAATAGGCTGGGCCTCCTCTATAACCTCCTGTTACTGGATCTCTTTCCTTATATATTTGAGCTAATGTTGATTCTATAAACGCTGATGATGCTCCTACCAATGCTACTATCCACATCCAGAATATTGATCCTGGTCCTCCTATCGATATTGCTGCTACTACCCCTGCTAGATTTCCTGCTCCTACTCTTGATGCTGTTGAAACACAAAATGCCTGAAATGACGATATACTTTCTCCATCATCAGTTATAGTATTCTTTTCAGTTATTACTCTTATCATTTCTTTAAATTTTCTAAATGGCAAAAATCTTGTTTTAATCGTGAAATACACTCCAGTAAATAAAAGCATTACCACTAAAATATGCTTATTCCAGAGTAAATCATTAATACTAATTATAACTTTTTCTAAAAATCCTAACAAAACAAACCCTACCTTCCTACAAATTTCCTACTATAATATAAGCATTGTCCACCATAAGATTATATGAAAATTACTTATCAATGTCAAAAGTTCATAGTTCTTATGAAAAATTAATTAGTTATATATCTAATAAAAGAGCTCTAAGTCCATAGAGCCTTAAACTCTTTTATTAATCGAAAAATATCAAGTATCCTATATAAAAACAACTTTAAATAATTTTAGATTTCTTCTTTTTTTCATAATTCATTTCATAGTCTTTTAAAGATTCTATAGCAATCTTGGAAAGAGGTATTATCGCACATAGATTAATAACTGTCATTAGTCCCAAACCAAAGTCAGCCAAAGCCCATACAAAATTATATTTACTTAATCCGCCTAAGAAAAACATTATTAATGCAAACACCTTATATATCTCCTGACCTATCTTCTTATCATATAAAAATGCAATGTTTGGTTTCGCATAATATAATATTCCTAAAAAAGTGCTAAAACAAAATAGCAATAATATAAGTGCTATAAAGTATTGTCCGATACCTCCTATGTGATACTCTGTAGCTTTTTGCAACATTTCCATACCTACTAAACCTTTTGTTACGCTTTTATCTGCTAATAATATTATAAATGCTGTAGCACTACATATTAAAAGTGTATCTACAAATACCCCAAGAGATTGTATAAGTCCTTGTTTTACTGGGTGAGATACATCTGCTGCTGCCGCTGCACATGGTGCATTTCCACTTCCTGCTTCATTTGAAAATAGTCCTCTCTTTACTCCCTCTCTTATTACTACACCTATACCCCCAGCTACTGCTTGTTTTATTCCAAAAGCATTTTCAACTATTTCTAAAATCACACTAGGTATCAAGGTTATATTCTTTAATATTATAAATATAACTACTACTAAGTACAATGTAGCCATTATTGGTACTAGTTTTTCTAAGACTTTGGCTATCTTATCTTTTTTACCAAATATAATTATGGCTCCTAATACAGTTAATACTGAAATGATTAATAGCTTGTCAATTTTAAATATATTATATAGTGACTCTGTCATTGTGTTTGACATTACTTGACTTACTCCTGCCCAGCATATAAGTCCTGATATAGCGAATAATACTCCCATCCATCTTTTATTAAGAGCTTTTTCCATATAGTAGGCTGGGCCTCCCCTATATTCCCCTGTTTCTGGATCCTTCTCCTTATATATTTGTGCTAGTGTTGATTCTATAAACGCTGATGATGATCCTACCAATGCTACTATCCACATCCAGAATATTGATCCTGATCCTCCTATCGATATTGCTGCTACTACCCCTGCTAGATTTCCTGCTCCTACTCTTGATGCTGTTGAAACACAAAATGCTTGAAATGATGATATACTTTCTCCATCATCAGTTATAGTATTCTTTTCAGTTATTACTCTTATCATTTCTTTAAATTTTCTAAATGGCAAGAATCTTGTCCTAATCGTAAAATATATTCCTGCGAGTAACAATAGTACTGCTAATATATTTTTGCCCCAGAACACATCATTTACATAATTTACAATTACCTCTACTAGTTTCATTAAAGCTACCTTCCTCCTTTACAATGTCAAAAATCATATCCTTTAAAATTATATAAGAGTTTAATATAGATGTCAAAACTCGACAAGATTTCTTAATTATAATTCCTTAATCTAGTTTTATTCCTCTATACTTTAAACTTTAATCTTCTATATTAAAATCTATTTTAACTTCTAACATTATATTCAAATAAAAAACCCTTTTCTATATATGATATACTGCAATATATAGAAAAGGGTTGTATTAAAATTGGTATCATATTAAGAGCACTCTTTAAATAGAAAGTAAATAATACAATAGCTTAATTTATCAAAAAATAAAAAAACCAGCAACGTCTTACTCTCCCAGGCGGTCTCCCACCAAGTACCATCAGCGCTGAAGGGCTTAACTTCTGTGTTCGGTATGGGAACAGGTGTGACCCCTTCGCTATCGTCACTGGATTTCTTTGCTTTTTGAAGATATTTCGTACCTTCAAAACTACACAGCGATTAGATTATCTTTAATATATTGGTCAAGCCCTCGATCTATTAGTATCACTAAGCTGAAGACATTGCTGCCCTTACACCTGTGACCTATCTACCAGGTAGTCTTCCTGGGATCTTACTAGGTTAACCCTATGGGAAATCTTATCTTGAGGGAGACTTCGTACTTAGATGCCTTCAGCACTTATTCTTTCCAGACTTAGCTACTCAGCCATGCCGCTGGCGCGACAACTGATACACCAGAGGTCTGTTCATCCCGGTCCTCTCGTACTAGGGACAACTCCTCTCAAATTTCCTACGCCCACGACGGATAGGGACCGAACTGTCTCACGACGTTCTGAACCCAGCTCGCGTGCCTCTTTAATGGGCGAACAGCCCAACCCTTGGAACCTACTTCAGCTCCAGGATGAGACGAGCCGACATCGAGGTGCCAAACCTCCCCGTCGATGTGGACTCTTGGGGGAGATAAGCCTGTTATCCCCGGGGTAGCTTTTATCCGTTGAGCGATGGCCCTTCCACTCGGTGCCACCGGATCACTAAGTCCAACTTTCGTTCCTGCTCGACTTGTAGGTCTCGCAGTCAAGCTCCCTTCTGCCTTTACACTCTTCGTACGATTTCCGACCGTACTGAGGGAACCTTTGAGCGCCTCCGTTACTCTTTAGGAGGCGACCGCCCCAGTCAAACTGCCCAACTGACAGTGTCCTAAAACTGGTTTCACAGTTTCTAGTTAGAACTTCAGCATCATAAGGGTGGTATCCCAACGGTGACTCCACCAAAGCTGGCGCCCTGGTTTCTAAGTCTCCCACCTATCCTGTACATATGATACCAAAATTCAATATCAGCCTGCAGTAAAGCTCCACGGGGTCTTTCCGTCCTGTCGCGGGTAACCAGCATCTTCACTGGTACTACAATTTCACCGGATCTCTTGTTGAGACAGTGCCCAAATCGTTACGCCTTTCGTGCGGGTCGGAACTTACCCGACAAGGAATTTCGCTACCTTAGGACCGTTATAGTTACGGCCGCCGTTTACTGGGGCTTAAGTTCTGAGCTTCGCTTGCGCTAACTCTTCCCCTTAACCTTCCAGCACCGGGCAGGCGTCAGCCCCTATACTTCATCTTTCGATTTAGCAGAGACCTATGTTTTTGGTAAACAGTCGCTTGGGCCTATTCACTGCGGCTGGTTGCTGCTCCAGGTGTGCACCTTTCACAGCCTCCAGCACCCCTTCTCCCGAAGTTACGGGGTTATTTTGCCGAGTTCCTTAACAAGAGTTCTTCCGCTCGTCTTAGGATTCTCTCCTCGCCTACCTGTGTCGGTTTGCGGTACGGGTACCTATTTGCTCGATAGAAGCTTTTCTCGACAGTGTGGATTCAGTGACTTCGCTACTTATTTTCGCTCCCCATCACATCTCAGGATTGTTCTAGCGGATTTGCCTACCAGAACTCCCTACTTGCTTAGACGTACATAACCAACAGTACGCTTCACCTATCCTCCTGTGTCACTCCATTTCTCAAACGCATTTAGGTAGTACAGGAATCTCAACCTGTTGTCCATCGCCTACGACTTTTGTCCTCGGCTTAGGCCCCGACTTACCCTGAGTGGACGAGCCTTCCTCAGGAAACCTTAGGCTTTCGACGGGTGGGATTCTCACCCACCTTTCGCTACTCATGCCAACATTCTCTCTTGTATGCAGTCCACCACTCCTTACGGTATGACTTCTGCCCACATACAATGCTCCTCTACCGATGTTATACACATCCCATAGCTTCGGTGACAGATTTTAGCCCCGGTTATCTTCGGCGCAAGACCACTCGACCAGTGAGCTATTACGCACTCTTTGAATGAATGGCTGCTTCTAAGCCAACATCCTGGTTGTCTGTGTAGTCTTACATCCTTTACCACTTAATCTGTACTTTGGGACCTTAGCTGATGATCTGGGCTGTTTCCCTTTTGACTATGAATCTTATCACACATAGTCTGACTCCCGAGAATCATGAATGTGGTATTCGGAGTTTGATAGACTTTGGTAACGCATAGCGCCCCGCAGTCATTCAGTGCTCTACCCCCACTTCACTTTCTCGAGGCTAGCCCTAAAGCTATTTCGAGGAGAACCAGCTATATCCGGACTCGATTGGAATTTCACCCCTATCCACAGGTCATCCGGTAGCTTTTAAACGCTAATCGGTTCGGACCTCCGCGAGATTTTACTCTCGTTTCATCCTGCCCATGGATAGATCGTCCGGTTTCGGGTCTACGCCATACAACTTAATCGCCCTATTAAGACTCGGTTTCCCTTCGGCTTCGTTGCTTAACAACTTAACCTTGCTGCATAACGTAACTCGTTGGCCCGTTCTACAAAAAGTACGCGGTCGTTCATATAAAGAACTTCCACTGCTTGTAGACATAGGGTTTCAGGTTCTATTTCACTCCCCTCCCGGGGTTCTTTTCACCTTTCCCTCACGGTACTGCTTCACTATCGGTCACTAGGTAGTATTTAGCCTTGGGGGGTGGTCCCCCCTGCTTCCCACAAGGTTTCACGTGTCTCGTGGTACTCTGGATCATAACTTGGAGTTTTCTCGTTTCACCTAAAGGACTATCACCCTCTGTGGTGGAGCTTTCCAGCTCTCTTCGGTTACAATACCTCTCCGTTTGTGTTATGTCCGCAACCCCATAAGAGTAAACTCTCATGGTTTGGGCTCTTCCCCGTTCGCTCGCCGCTACTTAGGGAATCGATTTTTCTTTCTCTTCCTCAGGGTACTTAGATGTTTCAGTTCCCCTGGTCTGCTCCCATATACCTATGTATTCAGTATATGGTACTTGAGGTTTGCCTCAAGTGGGTTTCCCCATTCGGATATCTACGGATCAGTGTCTACTTGCGACTCCCCGTAGCTTTTCGCAGCTTATCGCGTCCTTCTTCAGCTCCTAGTGCCAAGGCATTCACCCTATGCCCTTACTAACTTGACCAGTTAGTAAGCAAATATCAAATAAGTTTGACATTCACTACTCAATTTATTATTGAGATTTAATTTTCCTTAATATATTAATATATCTCGGTTAATTGTATTTTAATCTATTTCGCTGTGTAGTTTTCAAGGTACAAATGAAATTACGACAACATCTTATAGGTTTTTATGGTGGAGATGAGGAGATTCGAACTCCTGACCCCCTGCTTGCAAGGCAGGTGCTCTCCCAACTGAGCTACACCCCCGCATACCTAAAGTCGTCTCTGAAATCTAAGATTTCTTCGTAACTTCTATTTCTGAGAGTTTTGGTCTCTCAAAATTAAACAGTAAAAAGCGTTTCTCCTTAGAAAGGAGGTGATCCAGCCGCACCTTCCGATACGGCTACCTTGTTACGACTTCACCCCAATCATCGATCCCACCTTCGACAGCTGCCTCCTTGCGGTTAGCTCACTGGCTTCGGGTGTTACCAACTCTCGTGGTGTGACGGGCGGTGTGTACAAGACCCGGGAACGTATTCACCGCGACATTCTGATCCGCGATTACTAGCAACTCCGGCTTCATGTAGGCGAGTTGCAGCCTACAATCCGAACTGTGATCGGCTTATTGAGATTCGCTCCACCTCGCGGTTTCGCTGCCCGTTGTACCGACCATTGTAGCACGTGTGTAGCCCAACATATAAGGGGCATGATGATTTGACGTCATCCCCACCTTCCTCCGATTTATCATCGGCAGTCCCTCTAGAGTGCCCAACTTAATGATGGCAACTAAAGGTAAGGGTTGCGCTCGTTGCGGGACTTAACCCAACATCTCACGACACGAGCTGACGACAACCATGCACCACCTGTCACCTCTGCCCCGAAGGGAGACTCTATCTCTAGAGTTGTCAGAGGGATGTCAAATGTTGGTAAGGTTCTTCGCGTTGCTTCGAATTAAACCACATGCTCCGCTGCTTGTGCGGGTCCCCGTCAATTCCTTTGAGTTTCAGTCTTGCGACCGTACTCCCCAGGCGGAGTGCTTAATGCGTTAGCTGCGGCACTGAGGTTCGACCCCCAACACCTAGCACTCATCGTTTACGGCGTGGACTACCAGGGTATCTAATCCTGTTCGCTCCCCACGCTTTCGTACCTCAGCGTCAGTATCAGTCCAGAAAGTCGCCTTCGCCACTGGTGTTCCTCCTAATATCTACGCATTTCACCGCTACACTAGGAATTCCACTTTCCTCTCCTGTACTCAAGCCAAATAGTTTCAAGTGCTTACGCCGGTTGAGCCGACGCCTTTCACACCTGACTTATCTGGCCGCCTACGTACCCTTTACGCCCAATAATTCCGGATAACGCTCGCCCCCTACGTATTACCGCGGCTGCTGGCACGTAGTTAGCCGGGGCTTCCTCCTAAGGTACCGTCATTATCTTCCCTTAGGACAGAGTTTTACGACCCAAAGGCCTTCATCACTCACGCGGCGTCGCTGCATCAGGGTTTCCCCCATTGTGCAATATTCCCCACTGCTGCCTCCCGTAGGAGTCTGGACCGTGTCTCAGTTCCAGTGTGGCCGTTCACCCTCTCAGGCCGGCTACCCATCGTCGCCTTGGTGAGCTTTTATCTCACCAACTAGCTAATGGGACGCGGGACCATCTTATACCACCGGAGTTTTGACTCATGCACCATGTGGTGCTAGAGTTTTATAAGGTATTAATCCCGGTTTCCCGAGGCTATCCCTTTGTATAAGGAAGGTTTCCCACGCGTTACTCACCCGTCCGCCGCTCTCCAGTCATTCTTTCACCCGAAGGATCCGTAACGACTTTCCCGCTCGACTTGCATGTGTTAGGCACGCCGCCAGCGTTCATCCTGAGCCAGGATCAAACTCTCAAAATAAAAGTTTTCTGTCTCAGCTTCTGCTGACTGCTCTATTTAATGTTGAGCTTCATTTGTTATTAATTCTAGGAATTAACTTGCTTTTTACTGTTTAATTTTCAAAGACCAAAGTCTGCTTTATTATTCTAACATTCTTTTAAGTTCTTGTCAAGAAATTTTTTAAACTCTTTTGTCGTTTCTTATCACTTCTTGTTTTTATTTGTCGCTTTCTTGTGGCGACTCTTATTACTTTACCAGGTTTCTTTTTCTTTGTCAACACTTTTTTAAAACTTTTTTATTTCTAAAGTGTTAAGTGTTGAAGTTTTGTTGTCTTCCGTCAGAAGCAACTTTTATATAGTAGCATAAATAAATATCATATGTCAATACTTTTTTATATATTTGAGAAAGACCTAACGAATTGGCTTATTTACACACTATGATAGACCCTTCTCAACTTATTTTATAATTATTTTTTATTAAAAACTCCTCTTAATATATCTGTTATCTCTAATATTATATTTAAATATGTTGTTATATTGCTTCTACTTTCTCTTAGACTAGATGCTGTTTCTTCTATACTATCTCCTACAACCTCTACAGTATAGTTAACTTTTTCTACACTTTCACTCACATCTTCCGATATAGAGCTTATATTTTCCACTATTTTAGGTATAGTTGGAGATATTATTTCTACATTGTCCTTTAAGTCTAAAGTTATTTTGCTTATATTTTCTATAATTTCAGGTGTATCTTTAAGTACACTATCTATATAGTTCGCATTTTCATCTACTAATACCCTAACCCTTTTTAAAATACCAACAATGTTTCTTATAGCTATTATCAGATAACATCCTATTCCTACAGCTACTAAGAATAGAATCAGTTTCATAAGTTCTTCCACTGTAATAGTCGCAGACGACATTAATAATTACCTCCACTATTATACTTCTTCTTTTGTATCTTCTTTAATATCTTTCTTATCAATATCTATAGTTATAGCCACTTCATCATTCTTTTCTTTTCTTCTATATTTAACATCTTCTATAACATCTTTAACTTTATTCTCTATTTGATCTTTCTTTTCTTTTACACTTTCCACAGAATCTTTCACAGTCTTTTTAACATTTTCACTAGTCTCTTTAGCCTTATTTGCTATATCTTCTCTAGTCTCTTTTCCTTTCTTAGGTGCAAACAAGACTCCAGCTATAGCCCCTATGGCAGTTCCAGCTGCAGCTCCTGCTGCTATTTTTTTTGCAGTTTCTTTTTTAGCTTTCATAGCTTTTGCCTTTTGTTTTTTTCTATCATTTTCTTTAGTGAGTTCATTATGCTCTCCTCCCAATCTGTTTTCCCATTTTCATAATACCTTATGATTCTAATACATACCCAATACTTTTCCTTTTAACAATCTTTTTACAATTTGTTATAAATTTTTTTATTCTTCTTAACATTTTAATATTTCTGATAAAAAAAGTTGCACTTAAATCTAGATATAAAAATCTAGACTTTAGTACAACTTTTTATCATTTTTATTTATTTATTGGCTTCATTGTTGGGAACAGTATTATATCTCTAATAGAAGCTGAATTAGTAAGAATCATAATCATTCTATCAACCCCTATACCTAATCCACCTGTTGGAGGTAATCCTACTTCTAGGGCATTTATGAAGTCTTC
This window harbors:
- a CDS encoding vitamin B12-dependent ribonucleotide reductase, giving the protein MKLRENSITVLENRYLTRDEKGNLIETPEQLFRRVAKYIASGDKIYNKEPNIEKTEEEFYNMMANLEFMPNSPTLMNAGKELGQLSACFVLPIGDSMEEIFDAIKNAALIHKSGGGTGFSFSRLRPSGSTVKSTGGVASGPISFMKVFNSATEAVKQGGTRRGANMGILRVDHPDIMDFISCKKDTSEITNFNISVGLTEEFMNAVEKDEEYSLIDPHTKKITSKLKAKEVFDHIIEMAWTNGEPGIIFLDRINKTNPTPQLGEVESTNPCGEQPLLPYESCNLGSINLDSMLIKKDNGYEIDYEKLGKTVEKSVHFLDNVIDVNKYPLNEIDDMTKKTRKIGLGIMGFADVLFKLKVPYNSQPGVDLARKIMKYIDDKSKEASIKLAKERGTFSAYEESIYKDKDLEFRNATTTTIAPTGTISIISGVSSGIEPLFAISFVRNVMDNDKLIEVHPYFEEIAKERGFYSEDLMEKIAEAGTLAHIKEVPEDIKRIFVTAHDISPEWHIKMQAAFQEYVDNAVSKTVNFTSDATREDVREVYTLAYKLGCKGVTIYRDGSRQSQVLSVGKKDETKNENEEKKSKSIQPRQRPDITQGITEKASIGCGSLYVSVNYDEEGICEVFTNVGKAGGCPSQSEATSRIISIALRAGMDPKSIIEQLKGIRCHSTLRQRANNKDIKVLSCPDAIGKALEKVLNTYVDIKDSSVNDIVRELEEEINEIPKPTGNLIEEELQKSRGSSRCPECNSKITHESGCVICPNCGFSRCG
- a CDS encoding thioredoxin family protein, coding for MKTNDLFNSGLSFTEFVNTDTGSYREKTLEILDTIEFDEEYIKDIENINTNINILVFGEIWCSDCMINIPVIEKMKQYNGNINVSIVSKEGNEDFLKKYFVKDHIKTPTLIVCDENFKELGIFTEHPKKIKDIIDQGNESNIIVAMRKYRKGEYAQETLKDILDIIGKMHSVSAT
- a CDS encoding alanine/glycine:cation symporter family protein, producing MLGFLEKVIISINDLLWNKHILVVMLLFTGVYFTIKTRFLPFRKFKEMIRVITEKNTITDDGESISSFQAFCVSTASRVGAGNLAGVVAAISIGGPGSIFWMWIVALVGASSAFIESTLAQIYKERDPVTGGYRGGPAYFMKKALNKRWMGVLFAISGLICWAGVSQVMSNTMTESLYNIFKIDKLLIISVLTVLGAIIIFGKKDKIAKVLEKLVPIMATLYLVVVIFIILKNITLIPSVILEIVENAFGIKQAVSGGIGAVVMQGVKRGLFSNEAGSGSAPCAAAAANVSHPVKQGLIQSLGVFVDTLLICSATAFVMLLADKSVTKGLVGIELLQKATEYHIGSIGQYFIALILLLFCFSTFLGILYYAKPNIAFLYDKKIGLEIYKVFALVMFFLGGLSKYNFVWALADFGLGLMTIINLCAIIPLSKIAIESLKDYEMNYEDKKKI
- a CDS encoding alanine/glycine:cation symporter family protein, with amino-acid sequence MKLVEVIVNYVNDVFWGKNILAVLLLLAGIYFTIRTRFLPFRKFKEMIRVITEKNTITDDGESISSFQAFCVSTASRVGAGNLAGVVAAISIGGSGSIFWMWIVALVGSSSAFIESTLAQIYKEKDPETGEYRGGPAYYMEKALNKRWMGVLFAISGLICWAGVSQVMSNTMTESLYNIFKIDKLLIISVLTVLGAIIIFGKKDKIAKVLEKLVPIMATLYLVVVIFIILKNITLIPSVILEIVENAFGIKQAVAGGIGVVIREGVKRGLFSNEAGSGNAPCAAAAADVSHPVKQGLIQSLGVFVDTLLICSATAFIILLADKSVTKGLVGMEMLQKATEYHIGGIGQYFIALILLLFCFSTFLGILYYAKPNIAFLYDKKIGQEIYKVFALIMFFLGGLSKYNFVWALADFGLGLMTVINLCAIIPLSKIAIESLKDYEMNYEKKKKSKII
- a CDS encoding YtxH domain-containing protein, whose translation is MGGEHNELTKENDRKKQKAKAMKAKKETAKKIAAGAAAGTAIGAIAGVLFAPKKGKETREDIANKAKETSENVKKTVKDSVESVKEKKDQIENKVKDVIEDVKYRRKEKNDEVAITIDIDKKDIKEDTKEEV